GCCACCACCATGTTCGGCGCCAACGATGGGGCGGTCACGGGGCGCCTGCGGCTCGATTTACCTCCGGCGTTTGCCGTGCGTGCCGTCATCGAGGCACTGGGAGACTTTCGTCGCACGCATCCAGGCATCGTGTTGACGCTGGGCGTGAGTGATCGAACCGTGGACCTGGTTGCTGAGGGCGTGGACTGCGCCATCCGTATGGGCGAGCTCCCGAGTTCCAGCCTTGTTGCGCGCAGGCTGGGAGGTGCGCGCATGATCACATGCGCATCGCCCGCCTACCTTGATGAGTGGGGCGAGCCGATCCACCCCGACGACCTCGTCTCACACACCGTCGTGAACTTCCAATCGGGCATCAACAAGCGCGTACTGCCTTGGCAGTACGTAGTGAACGACGTCGAACGCAGCGTGACGTATCCGAGCCCGATTCTGGTGAACGACTCCACGGCCTATGTCGAATGCGCAGTCGCCAGCCTGGGGATCGTACAAGTGCCGGGGCTACTGGTTGATCAGCAGCTGCAGCGGGGAGGACTTGTGGAGATACTCAAAACGTATCGGCCTCCGGCGCGCCCCGTCGCCTTACTGCTCCCCACGCGTACCTTTGTTGCCCCGCAGGTACGCGCGTTTGCCGACTGGCTCCAGAAACGCTTCGCCTCGCTCGATCGCACGTGGTTGGAGTGACGACCTCGGCCAGGGGCTGCTGGCATAGATAGTGAAACGATTATTCAGACAAGCCATGCAGGGGTCGTCCCACGATGCCGGAACGGGCTCTTTGCAACTGAGCGACCCTGCCCCCGCGGTGGAGGTCATGCCCGCGAGCGCTTGCACCTTAAACCGCTGCTTGCAATGCGCTGGTTCGATGCCGAGAATTCGCTAATTGTCGGCACGGAATAGAAGAGGCTCCATGATTCGGGCGTTGGCGGCAGTGGTCTTTCTCGGTGGTTCCCTTGCGGCGTTTGGCCAGGGGGCGTTTACCGCCGGCGGCGACGACCAGGCTATCGTCGTCAACCAAGGGCAGCCATCGCCCTGGCTCCGTGCCGAAGTCCGCCAGGGTGAAGCCACGCAGGGTGGCTCGACTCATATGTATACCTACCTACATCTTCAGAAGCCGATCAATTTTTCGGCGTCCTCGCAGAAGGACAATTTCTCGCAGAACGCCTACCACGTGTATGACCTGTCGTTCTCTTCGAACGATGCCCAGCTCGCCTCGCACCTGAAGGCAATGATAGGTAAGACGGTCTCCGTGCAAGGGCTTGTCACGGCGTCGCCAACCGGGAAAAGCCCGACTGAACTGCATATCGCAGTAACAGCCCTGCAGCTCTGACGACCAACCCGCTCACACGCCTTCTTTGGCGTTGCCGGCCGCGCGATAATTAGTTCTCGTCGCGAGCCGAAAGGCATGCGCCTCCTTTAGGCGGCGCATGCTCTGTCATCACGGATCGAATTTCTTCTCGATGCCAAGCAGGATCGACTGGTTGTCCTTGCTCGTGTTGTCCAGGTAGTTCTGGTACTCCATGCGCAACAGCCAGCCTTTCAACGTCTGCAGCGCCACGCCCACGCCCACCATCGTGTGGTTACGCGACTGGCTGGCCAACGTTGCCTGGTACAGCGGACCTTGCAGCGAGTCGGCATAACGCATGGTGGCCGTGCTCGAACCCTGCATGTCGTGACCAAACTCCGCACGCAGCTGCGGTGACCACACGCCGTAATCGCGCCTGGCTGTCCACTGCGCCAGCAGGCCAAGGGTTCCCGTGGCGGTCTTCACCGTCTGGCCCTGGTACGTCAGCGCATAGACGGAATCACCAGATTCCGTGTAGCCCTCCAGCTGCGCGCGCGCCACATCCAGGCGGCCGTACGGCGTCAGGGTCATGTCATCGGCCTGATGCTGGTATCCCACCGAGATCGAACCGAACCACTGCTTGCCATCGCGGCTACCATGCACCGTGCCACCGTCATCGGTGACATAGCGGCGCGCGTCGTAATCCAGCCACTGATAGCCGAGCAAGCCATCCACGTAGACCGAATCGGCCGGGTGGTAGCTGCCATACAGCACAGCATTATAGGCATCCACGGAGCTGCGGCTGTTGTGCTCGCCGACGTCGGAACGGTCGTGTCCGTAGCCCACACCAAGGCCCGCGGCGAACGTGCTGCTGAATGCCTTGTCCACGCCCATGCTGACGCCGGAGGTGGTGAAGTCGATACCGTTGTCGCTGGTACCGGCCTGCATCTTGCCGAAGTTGATGGCACCACCGGTCCACACCGCGATGTCGCCCGGCAAGCTGCCGCCAGCGGACCTACCGTCGGCGGCAGGGGTAGGCGTCGCATCCGGCTGGACAAGGAAACGCGCATTGCCCGTCGTATCCACGCGATACAGCGGATCCGCTCCGTCAGGCCCATTCATCCCCTGAAGCCGGCGCGAGTTGCTTGCCGAAGAAACCGTCAAGCCATTGCTGAAGCCACTGGCGCCGCCGCCACTGTGCAAGGTCTCCAGGCGACGCTGGAAGTTGCTGATCTGGCCGGTGGCCATGCGCCGTGCGGCTTCCGCCTGCGCGTCCAGCACGCCGAGCACTTCCGGATCCTTCGACGGGTCGCTGCGCGGCGTCACCGTCACGGTGACCGTGCCCGGTGTGGATTCCGCATACGCGTTGCTCAGCGTGTACATGATCTGCGCCGAACCACCGAAGGCGGGTGCCGCGTTAAACGAAAGCACGTAGCCATCGGCCGTGGACTGAATGCTGGCGGCACCCGCATTGCTCGGGGCGATGGAAACCACCTTCGCCGCCGTAAACGGGCCGCCGTGCGCCGTAGCGGTCAGGTTCACCGCCACGCTGTTGCCTGCGACAACGGTACCGGCCAGCGACGGCGCTACCGGCATCGGGTTAACCGTCAGCGCGACGTGGGCCGGTTGCGATGCACCAAAGACGTTGCTCACGGTGTAATCGAAGCCAAGCGACCCCGAGGCATCGGCCGCCGCGGTGTAGACGATATCGGTGCCCTGCACCACGGCCGTGCCCGATGTGGGCGGCGTGACCACCGCCGCAGTGGTGAACGGGCCATTGGTCGCATTGGCTACCGCGTGGATCGTGACCGACTTGCCGGCAAGCAATGTCGCGGCCTGCGCGCTGGCCGTGGGCACAGCGCCTGGCACCACGGTGATTGCCACGCTCGCCGGTGCCGATGTACCACCCGGCCCTGTCGCGGTGTACTGCAACGTATCGCTACCGAAGTAATCGTGCGTTGGCGTGTAGACGATATTGAGGCCATTCACGACCGCCGTGCCATGCGCGGGTGCCTGGCTCACCGTCACGCTCGTGACCGGGCCACCCTGGCTGGCGACCGGGATAGTCACAGCACCATTGGCCGGCACAGAGGTGCTGCCGTTCACCACGATAGGCACCGCCTGGCCAACCGCAACCGAGTATGCCTGGGCACCCTGGAAGCCGTTGTAGTCGGTTGCAGTCACCGTGACGTTGAACGCCCCTGGGACTGTCGGCGTACCCGACACCACGCCGCTCGGGGCGAGCACCAGACCGGGCGGCAAGGTGCCTGTGCTTACCGCAAAGTGGTAAGGCGCCGTACCACCGGATGCGGTAAGCGTCGTCGTGGCATAGGCCACGGCCACCTTGCCTTGCGGCAACGTCGAAGGAGTCAGCGCAACCGCCGGCGCGTTTACCGTCAGCTGATAGGTTTTGGTCGCGGTCTGCGACGCCGCATCGATCACCCGCATGGTGAAATTGAAGACGCCTGCGGTGATCGGGGTACCGGCGATGGTGCCCGCGCTGCTAGGTGTCATACCGAGCGGAAACGTGCCAGCGATCAGGTTGTAGCTGTAGGGCGCGGCACCACCTGAGGATGACAGCGTGAGGGAGTACGCGGAACCACCCGTCGCCGTAGGCAACGGGCTGGGTGTTGCAAACGACACAGCGCCGCCTGGCACTACGATCTGGAACGTCTGGGTGACCTGGGGTGCCGGGGTGAACGAAGAGTTACCCGCCTGGTCGGCGTGGATCGTGCAGTTACCCGGAGAAATCGTCGTCAGCTGGCCTCCCGTGGTCACGGTGCACACACTCTGCGTGCCCGACGTAAAGGTCACCTGCAACCCGGACGTTGCCGTGGCCACCATGGCCGGCGTCGTACCAAAGTTCTGGGGGCCTGGGTTGTTGAACGTGATGGTCTGCGACGCTATCGGGGTCACACTGTTAGACGCGGCCGATTCGCCACCCGTGCCCTGGCTGTTCCTGGCAACCACCTTGAACGTATAGGGAACGCCGTTGGTCAGGCCCGGCACGGTCACGGGGCTGCCACTGCTCGTGCCCGTGATGCCGCCGGGGTTCGATGTTGCGATGTATTCCGTGATCGGTGCGCCACCGTTGCTTGCCGGCGGCGTAAACGAGACGGTGGCCTGGGTATCGGCAGCGGTCGCCGTACCGATGGTCGGCGCACCCGGCAATACAGCGGTAACAGCAAACGTCTGCGTCACCTGCGGAGCCGCGGCATAGGTGGTGTCACCCGCCTGGTTGGCATTGATGATGCAGTTGCCGGCGCCGACAAGCGTCAGCGCACCACCCGAGGTAATGGTGCAAACGCCAGCGGACGATGTACTGAACTGCACCGACAGCCCTGACGAGGCCGAAGCGGTAAGCGTCTCCGACGTGCCGTACTGCAAGGATCCCGGGTTATTGAATGTGATGGTCTGTGCGGCAAGCATCTGCACGCTGTTCGACGCGCCTGATTCGGGGCTCGTGCCGGCACTGTTCTTTGCCGTTACCTTGAAACTGTAGTTGTTGCCCGCGGAAAGACCCGTGATGGTGATAGGGCTGCCCGAGGCGGTTGCTGTCAGATTGCCCGGCGTCGATACGGCGGTGTAGGTCGTAATCGGCGAACCGCCGTCATCGGACGGCGGGGTAAAGGCCACCTGAGCCTGGCCACTTCCGGCGGCGCCCGCTGTAGCGGTGCCGATGGTCGGTGCCTGCGGGGCCACTGCAGCGATGGTCACGCTGTATGCCTGGGTGCCTGTTGAGGAGTTTGCATCCGTGGCTGTTACGGTAAAACTGTAGGTGCCGGCCGTGGTCGGTGTTCCACTGAGTACACCGCCCGTCGTAAGCGTAAGCCCCGGTGGCAGCTGGTTAGTGGGTACCGAAAAATTGTACGGCGAGGTACCGCCCGAGGCGGTCAACGAGGTACTGGGATAAGCCGCGTGGACCGTGCCGTTCGGTACCGTGGCAGGCGACAGCGTAATGGTTGGCCCGTTGACGGTAAGCGTGAGTGCCTTCGCCGCCGAATGATAGGGGCCCCCACCCGTCGAGTGATCCGAGGCCGTCACGGAGAAACTAGCCGTGCCTGCGGCAGAGGGTGTACCGCTCAAAACACCCGTATTGGGATCAAGGACGATACCGCTAGGCAGTTGCCCCGACGTGACGGCGTAGGTGTACGGCGCCGTGCCACCCGAGGCACCCGCGATGCTCTGGCTATAGGCAACCGCGAACGTTCCGTCAGGCGGGTTGGCCGGTGCGTAAGTAATCACCGGCGCAGCGACTGTGATCGATACCGTCGCCGGCAACGACGTACCCGAGGCGTTCGTGGCCGTGTACGTAACCTGGTCGGCACCGCCGTATCCCGCCGTGGGCGTGTAAAGAATCGACGCACCACTGGTGCTGGCCGAGCCATGGGACGGGGCCGAGGTGATCGTCACCGAGGTCGGCGAACCGGTTACCGTTAACGGTAGATTGTTGTTGGTGCTGCCGTAGGCAACGATCACCGAATTGGACGTACCCGTCGGCGGGGAGCCGCCTGTGATCGTAATGTTGAAGACAATGTTCTGGCCGTTGTCATCTGTCACGGTGAACGTATCGGAGGATGACCCATCCCCACTGTTGTTGTAGATGAGAGTGGGCTCGTCGAACAGCAAGCTGCCATGCGATGGATTGGCAATAGCTGGTGACGAGAAGCCATAGTCGGCGCAGGAGAAGGTGGCCGAGCCCCCTTGCCCGATGGTCGCAGACTGTGGCGATGTGCATACCGCCCATGCGCTCTTCGAGAAACCAAAAAGAAGCAGGCAAAGCGCTACGAAGCGCAACCCGCTGAAGGATTTGCCGGTCCGGCTCGCCGGCCGGCGGTCTCGCGACATCGTTTCCATCGTATGTTCCCCTAAGCCAGACCCACACGAAGCGCGCTCGCAGGCACTGCGAAGGCGTCTGACGGTCGATGTGGCATTCCCCCTAACGTGGCTGACGGCACCTGCCGCCTAACGAACGTCGTCAAACACGGGACGTTAGGCGCACGACCACGGCATGTGTACCCCCGAAATTGGGGGTACAGGTCCCATGCGTCCGTCCCATGAGGCCCGGCACGCCATCGCACCTCAGCGATTTCGCGACATCGAGGGACCGTCTTGCGACTGTGCCTGCTGCTGGCTCAAGGCTTGCTGTCGGTCCCAGTAACGTCGTGGTGGATCAAACTTCACCGCGACATCCCCCTCCCCATACTCTCCTGCTGCTGCCTCTCCAGCGTCTGCTGCTGTGCGATCGCCTTGTCCTGTTCCAGCACCTGGAACTGCTGCATGGCGGCCGGCCATTGCGCAGCACTCTGCTCCATGGGAGTGGTCGCTTCGTTTGTAGGTACCTTGGTTTGCAGGTCGAACAGGTGGTCTTTGCGGCCGGGTGGTGTCTGTACGGCCCAGAGTCTGCTGCCGTCGTCCGAGAGCGCTATCTGGTCGATACGGGAGAGTCCATCCTTGCGCGCCTGGACGGTCAGGGCCGATGCGAGGTTGTCGGTGTATTGATCGGGGGTACGGCCAAGGGTCTTGTCGAGGTTGGCGACGTGCGCGCGCGCCTGCTTGAAGAGCTCGTGGTCTGGATGTGACTTATCGTCCAGTCGGGTCGGCTTCGCTGGCGGTGCCATGCTTGCCCGATCGATCGACGCCAATTCGTCGTTGACCTTACGACTGGTACCCCTCGCGACTTCGGATCCCCGGTCGAGCTCCTCCTTCAGATTGTCGGTGGCATGCCGCGCGCCGAACAGGCTGGGCGATGACCAATCGCCGGACCGGTCGTGGGTATAGGTATGCCCATCGGAGGCGAGCACCTTCTCCGTAGGGGCCAGCGTCGCGTGCTGGACGGCCTCCGGGATCTTGCCCAGTTCGTGCCAGCGCTCCTGCTCGTAAACCGCCAGATAGCGCTCGGCGACGCCCAGGGGTGACTGGGCGATGTTCTCCTGGATGATCTTTTCGGCACTCGCCTCGAGCTCAGCCGCCCGTTGCGGTGACGCGACCTCGACGTGTGAACGCGACATACCGTGCTCGAGCCACTGGTCGGTGATGTGTCGCGACCACGCCTTGGTCTCCGTGTCACGGACCCATGGCACCGCGTCGGTCGTGCGCGAATCGTGTTCCGATGGCGGTTGCCGGTAGGGGTCCTTGGGCTGGTATTCGTTGGCGAGCGCCAGCTCAACCGCGGTATTGCTCGCCTGGAACGAGAGCCGGCGCGAGAGCTCAGGGCTGGCTATGACGACCTGCCCCCGCGGATGATCGGGAAGTGCCGGTAGGCGTTGTGACCAGCCATGGGTCGTGTCGAGCGTCCATGTATTGCCTTGGGCATCCCGCTGGTTATGGATACGGTACTGGTCGTACTCCTTTGCCAGGCGCTCGCCTGCTACGCCGCCCACGATGCCGCCGATACCGGCAGCGACCAGCGCACCAGGACCGGTTTCGACGCCAGCGGCACCCGCCGCCGAGGCAAACGCGGCTGCACCTGCCCACCCGCCGGCATTGCGCCCCGCGAAATGGACCACCTGCGACATCGCCCCGGCGTGGTTACCCGATTCGAACGCATCGGCCGCTGCGCTACCGCTAGCAACGACATCGGCAACCGTCGCACCGACACCCACCACGCGCCCCACGGCGCCCGCATACGAAGGCCCCCTCCCCGCCTCCGCAAGCTGTGCCGCAGTCGGCCGGGCGAAGCTGAGATGCGGGTTCGGTTCAGTCGTAGGCGGGCCAATCGGAATGGGCCGCGTCGGCATGGCGAGGTGAGGATCGAGTTCAGCCGGCTTCTGCGGCCAGGAGCCCGCACCATTCGCATGCTCCGGCGCCAGCACCAGGTTCGTACCACTCGGTGTACCGCGTACGCCCACGCGAGGGTCCAGGCGGAAGATGTGCTGCCCTTCCACCGAGCGATGCAGGACATTGAACCGCGTGTCCGTCGGTTCGAATTCCTTGACCAGGCTCGGGGTTTCGTTGAACGCGGCGAGATAATCGCGCATCAGGTTGCCCGACCGGATCGACAGTCCGTTTCTCAGGTAGCCGCCACCAACGTCGGAATGGGCACCCGGCACGGTAATGTTGAGGAAGCGGCCATCGGCCGATAACCCGGGCTGGATGATTTGATCGGAGGGGAACGACGCGCGGAACTCATCCTTTGCCGTGATCTGGAAGCCAGATACAACGGATGAAGGGAGGCGGCGATCGAACTGCATGGGGACGCCGGTCGCTACCGGGTCGAAGATGCCGATGGCGTTGGGTACTTGCTCAGCCGGAGTAATAAAACGCCTCTTGTAGGCGCCGCCTTCCCACACGACCTCGGCCGACGTGTCCGGTATCCCACGTTCATGCAAGATGTTTGCGAAACCGGCAGCTTGACTGGCACCCCGGCTAAAGCCGATCGTTTGAACGCTGACCTTTATCCCAGGCGTCTCCGCGCGCCACTCGTTCGCTTTGGCGACCAAGCGCTCATATGCTTTCTCGATATTGTCTTCGAACGATGCCCCCGTGGCGCTGTCGTAGCCACGCTGTAGGCGGCTTCCGGTTGTCCCTGGCCCCTCTATGTAAATAACGTGGACCCGCGCGTCGTGCCGCGACAACGCATCGAACTCATCGCTGATCTTGGCTACGTTCGTTGCATGGTCGGGATCGGTGTACTTGTTGTTCCCAGTTCCGTCAAACGCGACGACAACGAGGCGATCCGTGGAACTGCCTGCGTGAAGGAACGTAGGCGCCTTGAACCTCGAAAGTTCGTCGCTCGCATCCTTGAATCGTGCTAAGTGTTCCGGCTTGGCGTAGTCATGCCCACCGGCGTCGATCGGCGCGCCATCTGCGGCCTCGATTTTCTTGTCCATGTTGAGCTCTCCGTGCTCAGTAAGTGTGCTTCCACGCCAACACAGGGTCGATACGCTTTTGTGTGTAGGGATCTCCTGGAACCTGCTCTTCTTCGGTGGCAATCAGTGCCTTCATGTAGACACTCACCGTCCGGTCATCCAATTCGACGAGGACCGCTGGGGTCACCGGCTCCCTGGAGAGCGACTTGAGCCAAGTCTCCTTGACCTGTTCGCGAGAAACGTTGTGCAGGACCAGCCTGTCCTTGAAGAGAAAGTCCAAATCCACGGACACCTGGAATTGCGTGTTGTCTAGAGATGTCCAGGCAAGCTCGACCGGCCCGGGAAACGTCTTCCCGTTTTTTGGCGTGATGATGTTCTCGCGACTCCAAAGAACACGCCGATCCTCAGGCGGCGGCCCGGACGGCTGCTCAAAGACCTGACCGGTCCAGTCCTTTTTCTGCGTACCGAACTGGTAGTTGTTGTACAGAAAGCTGCACGCGAGCGTGTTGAAACACGCCGCCGAAAAGGTGTGCGTGTAAAAGCGGATGGGCCAAGGCTCCTTCCCATAGAGGGGGCCTGCCATCCGTCGAGCCGATTCTTCCGATCGCATTAAGATCCTCCAGATCTGTAGTCCATAGACAGCAATTCTAAGTTCCGGCGCGAGTCTAGCCTCGAAGACCATCACAAAACTACGCGAATATTCTGAAAGTTAGTGAGGATGTTCGGGGATCGGCACATAGATCGCCGCGGCGTAACCGCAACGATCACATCCCTAACCAAGCACAATCTCCTCCCGCTTCTCCACCAGGAAGTCCATCAGCGCACGCATCTTCGAAGGCATCTGCTCACGCGTCGGCACGTACAGATAGAACCCTGCCTGCGTGTGGGTAAATTCACGAAGCACACGCACCAGACGTCCCTCCGTCAGATAGCGTTGGACGGCTATGTCGATGTTCTGGATAAGGCCAAGGCCGTTGAGCGCTGCGCGGGTCATGCCTTCATCGTCGTTGGTGATGAGGTTTCCCGTGACCGCTTGTGTGAAGTGCTGGCCGTGTTTGCCACGCTCATTGAAGTCCCAGTCGTGGACGGCACCACTGCCGGAGTATCGGTAGTTGATGCAGTTGTGGTGTACGAGATCATCCGGCGTCGTGGGTACGCCGTGGCGTGCGAAGTAAGCGGGCGCTCCCACCACCGCCATTGATAAGGTGGGTGTGATGGGTACGGCAACCACATGCTCCGCGAGGCTTCGTCCCAGGCGAATGCCGGCATCGCATCCGTCAGCCACGATGTTGGACAGTGGCTCCGCCATGACCAGTTCAAGCCGCA
Above is a genomic segment from Luteibacter aegosomatissinici containing:
- a CDS encoding LysR family transcriptional regulator, which produces MELLDSIRVFSKLAELRSFTRVADAMQISRPKVTLVINQLEAELGVRLFQRTTRMVNLTPAGEAFMAKAEEVLAVVAEATTMFGANDGAVTGRLRLDLPPAFAVRAVIEALGDFRRTHPGIVLTLGVSDRTVDLVAEGVDCAIRMGELPSSSLVARRLGGARMITCASPAYLDEWGEPIHPDDLVSHTVVNFQSGINKRVLPWQYVVNDVERSVTYPSPILVNDSTAYVECAVASLGIVQVPGLLVDQQLQRGGLVEILKTYRPPARPVALLLPTRTFVAPQVRAFADWLQKRFASLDRTWLE
- a CDS encoding autotransporter domain-containing protein; the protein is METMSRDRRPASRTGKSFSGLRFVALCLLLFGFSKSAWAVCTSPQSATIGQGGSATFSCADYGFSSPAIANPSHGSLLFDEPTLIYNNSGDGSSSDTFTVTDDNGQNIVFNITITGGSPPTGTSNSVIVAYGSTNNNLPLTVTGSPTSVTITSAPSHGSASTSGASILYTPTAGYGGADQVTYTATNASGTSLPATVSITVAAPVITYAPANPPDGTFAVAYSQSIAGASGGTAPYTYAVTSGQLPSGIVLDPNTGVLSGTPSAAGTASFSVTASDHSTGGGPYHSAAKALTLTVNGPTITLSPATVPNGTVHAAYPSTSLTASGGTSPYNFSVPTNQLPPGLTLTTGGVLSGTPTTAGTYSFTVTATDANSSTGTQAYSVTIAAVAPQAPTIGTATAGAAGSGQAQVAFTPPSDDGGSPITTYTAVSTPGNLTATASGSPITITGLSAGNNYSFKVTAKNSAGTSPESGASNSVQMLAAQTITFNNPGSLQYGTSETLTASASSGLSVQFSTSSAGVCTITSGGALTLVGAGNCIINANQAGDTTYAAAPQVTQTFAVTAVLPGAPTIGTATAADTQATVSFTPPASNGGAPITEYIATSNPGGITGTSSGSPVTVPGLTNGVPYTFKVVARNSQGTGGESAASNSVTPIASQTITFNNPGPQNFGTTPAMVATATSGLQVTFTSGTQSVCTVTTGGQLTTISPGNCTIHADQAGNSSFTPAPQVTQTFQIVVPGGAVSFATPSPLPTATGGSAYSLTLSSSGGAAPYSYNLIAGTFPLGMTPSSAGTIAGTPITAGVFNFTMRVIDAASQTATKTYQLTVNAPAVALTPSTLPQGKVAVAYATTTLTASGGTAPYHFAVSTGTLPPGLVLAPSGVVSGTPTVPGAFNVTVTATDYNGFQGAQAYSVAVGQAVPIVVNGSTSVPANGAVTIPVASQGGPVTSVTVSQAPAHGTAVVNGLNIVYTPTHDYFGSDTLQYTATGPGGTSAPASVAITVVPGAVPTASAQAATLLAGKSVTIHAVANATNGPFTTAAVVTPPTSGTAVVQGTDIVYTAAADASGSLGFDYTVSNVFGASQPAHVALTVNPMPVAPSLAGTVVAGNSVAVNLTATAHGGPFTAAKVVSIAPSNAGAASIQSTADGYVLSFNAAPAFGGSAQIMYTLSNAYAESTPGTVTVTVTPRSDPSKDPEVLGVLDAQAEAARRMATGQISNFQRRLETLHSGGGASGFSNGLTVSSASNSRRLQGMNGPDGADPLYRVDTTGNARFLVQPDATPTPAADGRSAGGSLPGDIAVWTGGAINFGKMQAGTSDNGIDFTTSGVSMGVDKAFSSTFAAGLGVGYGHDRSDVGEHNSRSSVDAYNAVLYGSYHPADSVYVDGLLGYQWLDYDARRYVTDDGGTVHGSRDGKQWFGSISVGYQHQADDMTLTPYGRLDVARAQLEGYTESGDSVYALTYQGQTVKTATGTLGLLAQWTARRDYGVWSPQLRAEFGHDMQGSSTATMRYADSLQGPLYQATLASQSRNHTMVGVGVALQTLKGWLLRMEYQNYLDNTSKDNQSILLGIEKKFDP
- a CDS encoding T6SS phospholipase effector Tle1-like catalytic domain-containing protein — translated: MDKKIEAADGAPIDAGGHDYAKPEHLARFKDASDELSRFKAPTFLHAGSSTDRLVVVAFDGTGNNKYTDPDHATNVAKISDEFDALSRHDARVHVIYIEGPGTTGSRLQRGYDSATGASFEDNIEKAYERLVAKANEWRAETPGIKVSVQTIGFSRGASQAAGFANILHERGIPDTSAEVVWEGGAYKRRFITPAEQVPNAIGIFDPVATGVPMQFDRRLPSSVVSGFQITAKDEFRASFPSDQIIQPGLSADGRFLNITVPGAHSDVGGGYLRNGLSIRSGNLMRDYLAAFNETPSLVKEFEPTDTRFNVLHRSVEGQHIFRLDPRVGVRGTPSGTNLVLAPEHANGAGSWPQKPAELDPHLAMPTRPIPIGPPTTEPNPHLSFARPTAAQLAEAGRGPSYAGAVGRVVGVGATVADVVASGSAAADAFESGNHAGAMSQVVHFAGRNAGGWAGAAAFASAAGAAGVETGPGALVAAGIGGIVGGVAGERLAKEYDQYRIHNQRDAQGNTWTLDTTHGWSQRLPALPDHPRGQVVIASPELSRRLSFQASNTAVELALANEYQPKDPYRQPPSEHDSRTTDAVPWVRDTETKAWSRHITDQWLEHGMSRSHVEVASPQRAAELEASAEKIIQENIAQSPLGVAERYLAVYEQERWHELGKIPEAVQHATLAPTEKVLASDGHTYTHDRSGDWSSPSLFGARHATDNLKEELDRGSEVARGTSRKVNDELASIDRASMAPPAKPTRLDDKSHPDHELFKQARAHVANLDKTLGRTPDQYTDNLASALTVQARKDGLSRIDQIALSDDGSRLWAVQTPPGRKDHLFDLQTKVPTNEATTPMEQSAAQWPAAMQQFQVLEQDKAIAQQQTLERQQQESMGRGMSR
- a CDS encoding LysR family transcriptional regulator, with translation MNPSLLPSLAWFVHVAQHRSFTKAAEEMGITRAALSQNLKALEKQLGVALLYRTTRDMSLTEAGQQLFDALQPALGNIQNAVRSVGDASGTPSGLIRLNTSRMAAKALIEPHLAEFYTRYPKLRLELVMAEPLSNIVADGCDAGIRLGRSLAEHVVAVPITPTLSMAVVGAPAYFARHGVPTTPDDLVHHNCINYRYSGSGAVHDWDFNERGKHGQHFTQAVTGNLITNDDEGMTRAALNGLGLIQNIDIAVQRYLTEGRLVRVLREFTHTQAGFYLYVPTREQMPSKMRALMDFLVEKREEIVLG